Proteins from a genomic interval of Tautonia rosea:
- a CDS encoding helix-turn-helix transcriptional regulator, producing MSTDTAPRLITAGELAELMRVSERTLWRLLSAGKLPEPVRIGRSTRWRLEEVAAWIERGCPED from the coding sequence ATGAGCACAGACACGGCGCCGCGGCTGATCACCGCCGGGGAGCTGGCGGAGCTGATGCGGGTCAGCGAACGCACCCTCTGGCGGCTCCTGTCCGCCGGCAAGCTGCCCGAGCCGGTGCGGATCGGGCGCAGCACGCGCTGGCGGCTGGAGGAGGTCGCCGCCTGGATCGAGCGCGGGTGCCCCGAGGACTGA
- a CDS encoding DUF1559 domain-containing protein: MFGRRTRTGFTLIELLVVIAIIGVLIALLLPAVQSAREAARRMKCSNNLKQLGLGLHNYEGVNGVFPPALILAGTGNSVSWFGGWSVHGRILPYMEQGPMFDAINFATSYSHPQNLTVTAQMLEVFLCPSEVNTEVSTHSFGLAGTTNYGFAMGDWYVWGGFQGAENRAAFSVNRSRPISAFRDGLTQTIMASEVKTYQRYYRDCGGLTGVNDANGSYLPNTDPLSLVPEYSGSCGNLHSSGHTEWVDGHVHQTGFTTAWPPNRRIMSSDGQHDLDINGQREVRGGPTFAAITSRSWHPGGVNALLGDGSVRFIKETVDGLVWRGLGTIRGGEVLSADDY; encoded by the coding sequence ATGTTCGGCCGACGGACTCGCACAGGCTTTACACTGATCGAATTGTTGGTGGTAATTGCGATTATCGGGGTCTTGATTGCCCTGCTTCTGCCGGCTGTGCAAAGTGCCCGAGAGGCGGCCCGGCGCATGAAGTGCTCGAACAACTTGAAGCAACTGGGTCTCGGTCTCCACAACTATGAAGGGGTCAACGGAGTATTTCCGCCTGCCTTGATCCTCGCGGGAACGGGGAACTCTGTGTCCTGGTTCGGCGGCTGGAGCGTTCATGGGCGAATCCTGCCCTACATGGAGCAGGGACCGATGTTCGACGCGATTAACTTTGCCACGTCGTATTCCCACCCACAGAACCTGACGGTCACAGCGCAAATGCTCGAGGTTTTCCTCTGCCCGAGCGAGGTCAACACCGAGGTCTCGACCCACAGTTTCGGCCTGGCAGGGACGACAAATTATGGGTTCGCGATGGGTGATTGGTACGTCTGGGGAGGCTTTCAGGGCGCGGAGAATCGAGCCGCATTTTCTGTGAATCGCAGTCGACCGATCTCCGCATTTCGGGACGGACTGACCCAGACGATCATGGCTTCTGAGGTCAAGACCTATCAACGCTACTATCGAGATTGTGGCGGCCTGACAGGCGTTAACGATGCAAACGGCAGCTACCTTCCGAACACCGATCCTCTGTCCCTGGTTCCTGAATACAGTGGTTCATGCGGGAACCTGCACTCTAGTGGACACACAGAATGGGTCGATGGCCATGTCCATCAAACGGGCTTCACCACCGCCTGGCCCCCCAACCGGCGGATCATGAGCAGTGATGGCCAGCATGACCTCGATATCAATGGCCAACGCGAAGTCCGAGGGGGACCGACCTTCGCCGCAATCACCAGCCGCTCCTGGCACCCTGGTGGGGTCAATGCCCTTCTCGGTGATGGTTCCGTCCGATTCATCAAAGAAACCGTCGATGGCCTCGTCTGGCGGGGACTGGGTACGATTCGGGGCGGTGAGGTGCTTAGCGCAGACGATTATTGA
- a CDS encoding DHH family phosphoesterase, with the protein MKAEPSTRPSVTRRIRSDRLIEALEPYRRIVLVSHVNPDPDALASMLGLRALLEHRRPDAEVTLTLDGMLARAENRAMVEYLDIPLVPVDDAPRGPEVAVIMVDTQPHTGRRASESITPTAVLDHHETGGDLDGVVFRDIRPEMGATSTMVTSYLLEQGVPLTERLATALFYGIESESVGYPREAGPTDDGALVWLFPRADKDLMARIRNPRLPESYFATAQHALANAFLYDDLLFCWCGEVPQPDIIAELADFFIRFDQAHWVVAIGQFRDQLRLSARTDTLNAHSGEMLRMVVDGLGTAGGHDKRAGGAIPLSDHSPDAMNALLRLLRQRLLDQLHLTDASGRRLLQTCPVIQIP; encoded by the coding sequence ATGAAGGCCGAACCTTCCACCCGTCCCAGTGTGACCCGCCGCATTCGGTCCGATCGTCTGATCGAGGCGCTTGAGCCTTACCGGCGCATCGTGCTCGTCTCGCATGTAAATCCCGACCCCGATGCCCTGGCCTCGATGCTCGGACTCCGAGCCCTGCTCGAACACCGACGGCCTGACGCGGAGGTGACGCTCACCCTCGACGGGATGCTCGCCAGGGCTGAGAACCGGGCCATGGTCGAGTACCTCGACATCCCCCTGGTGCCCGTGGACGATGCGCCAAGGGGTCCTGAGGTGGCTGTGATTATGGTCGATACCCAGCCGCACACCGGACGCCGAGCAAGCGAGTCGATCACTCCCACCGCCGTGCTGGACCATCATGAAACGGGGGGCGACCTCGACGGCGTCGTCTTCCGAGACATTCGCCCGGAGATGGGGGCGACCTCGACCATGGTGACCAGCTACCTGCTTGAACAGGGGGTTCCTCTCACCGAACGGCTCGCTACCGCCTTGTTCTACGGGATCGAGTCGGAAAGCGTCGGCTATCCCCGGGAAGCTGGTCCCACCGACGATGGTGCATTGGTTTGGCTCTTTCCCCGAGCCGACAAAGATTTGATGGCCCGCATCCGAAACCCCAGACTGCCCGAAAGCTATTTCGCAACCGCCCAGCATGCCCTTGCAAACGCATTTTTGTATGATGATCTTTTGTTTTGTTGGTGCGGTGAGGTTCCTCAACCCGACATCATTGCCGAGCTGGCCGACTTCTTCATCCGGTTCGACCAGGCCCACTGGGTCGTTGCGATTGGCCAGTTTCGCGACCAGCTCCGACTCTCTGCCCGCACCGACACGCTGAACGCCCATAGCGGAGAGATGCTCAGGATGGTCGTCGATGGTCTGGGAACCGCAGGTGGTCACGACAAACGGGCCGGCGGCGCCATTCCTCTGAGCGACCACAGTCCTGACGCCATGAACGCCCTGCTCCGCCTTCTTCGCCAGCGATTGCTCGATCAGCTTCATCTCACGGATGCCTCTGGCCGCCGGCTGCTTCAGACCTGCCCCGTCATCCAGATCCCCTGA
- a CDS encoding DUF4149 domain-containing protein — MIDSRTLLMVLDSIFLLSMTAWLGAILFFSFGIAPIIFKVLDASQAARFVRAIFPRYYAWGATSAILALASFTSGVLVRPEYRGTWALVQIVLILSGVLINFYCGNVLTPQINAARDAGPEQSNRFDQLHLRSVWLNGLMLLVGVVLLGAHAFRPDPRGPGVSEPTPTERARRSVERWQERSERWDREQIVPNPSPEQTNDP, encoded by the coding sequence GTGATCGATTCCAGAACGCTCCTGATGGTTCTTGATTCCATCTTCTTGCTGAGCATGACGGCCTGGCTTGGGGCCATCCTGTTTTTCTCGTTCGGAATTGCACCGATCATCTTCAAGGTTCTGGACGCCAGTCAGGCCGCTCGATTCGTCCGGGCGATCTTTCCGCGATATTACGCCTGGGGAGCGACCAGCGCGATTCTCGCCCTGGCCTCCTTCACCAGTGGCGTCCTGGTCCGTCCGGAATATCGAGGGACCTGGGCCCTGGTCCAGATTGTTCTCATCCTCTCAGGGGTATTGATTAACTTTTATTGTGGCAATGTCCTGACTCCCCAGATCAATGCAGCCCGAGATGCCGGCCCCGAGCAGTCGAACCGATTCGATCAACTTCATCTGCGAAGCGTTTGGCTCAATGGGTTGATGCTCCTGGTGGGGGTTGTCCTGCTCGGTGCCCACGCGTTTCGGCCCGACCCCCGAGGGCCAGGGGTTTCCGAACCGACCCCCACTGAGCGGGCCCGGCGAAGTGTCGAGCGATGGCAAGAGCGTTCGGAACGATGGGATCGAGAACAGATAGTCCCAAACCCCTCCCCCGAACAGACGAACGACCCATGA
- a CDS encoding SDR family NAD(P)-dependent oxidoreductase yields the protein MMAESQTVLITGGSGGIGSALARMLVDRGDRVVLFARNQDRLQRLADDLGGENVALAVAGDSGNAEDLDRAVSAAVEQFGRLDGLAHCIGSVVIKPLHLLRLEEFDQAVHVNLRTAFLAVKAALKPMRSQNSGSIVLFSTVAVKQGINNHEGIAAAKAGIEGLVRAGAVSYARSNIRFNAVAPGLTETGLTASLLQNEASRKFSAAMHPLGRVGQPEEPAAVAAFLLGPQTSWVTGQVWGVDGGLGAGTPPPRASSGG from the coding sequence ATGATGGCCGAATCGCAAACCGTACTGATCACGGGAGGATCCGGCGGCATCGGCTCGGCCCTGGCCCGGATGCTCGTCGATCGAGGAGACCGGGTTGTCCTGTTTGCCCGCAACCAAGACCGGCTGCAGCGTCTTGCCGACGATCTGGGGGGAGAGAACGTGGCTTTGGCAGTGGCCGGAGATTCGGGCAACGCCGAAGATCTCGATCGGGCCGTTTCTGCTGCGGTCGAACAGTTCGGACGGCTCGATGGCCTGGCCCACTGCATTGGTTCGGTCGTGATCAAGCCGCTTCACCTGCTGCGGCTGGAGGAGTTTGATCAGGCGGTTCACGTGAATCTGCGAACTGCTTTCCTCGCCGTCAAGGCGGCACTGAAGCCCATGCGGTCGCAGAATTCCGGCTCGATCGTCCTGTTCAGCACGGTGGCGGTTAAGCAAGGCATCAACAACCATGAAGGAATTGCGGCGGCCAAGGCAGGAATCGAGGGCCTGGTCCGGGCGGGGGCCGTCTCGTACGCTCGATCGAACATTCGCTTCAACGCTGTTGCGCCGGGATTGACCGAGACGGGGTTGACTGCCTCATTACTCCAGAACGAGGCGTCCCGGAAGTTCAGCGCCGCGATGCACCCACTCGGCCGGGTCGGTCAGCCCGAAGAACCGGCCGCAGTGGCGGCCTTCCTGCTCGGTCCGCAGACAAGCTGGGTGACGGGACAGGTCTGGGGCGTGGATGGCGGCCTCGGCGCGGGGACTCCTCCCCCTCGGGCCAGCAGTGGTGGATAA
- a CDS encoding dUTP diphosphatase — MLDDGGLRVQLRVRRLLDRAILPSRHHPRDAGLDLFAIDDVVIRPGQVLKVPTGIAIQPDSIPGGPEALVSLVWDKSGRASSGLKTMGGVIDEPYTGELLIVVTNLNHGPVFEAVAQGNVPAVNRALEAATIRIPYGKAIAQLLLQTVRLADPIEVDELDATDRGDRGFGSSDLPR, encoded by the coding sequence ATGCTCGATGACGGAGGTCTCCGCGTGCAACTCCGGGTCCGTCGCCTGCTCGACCGTGCCATCCTTCCCTCACGTCATCATCCCCGAGATGCCGGGCTCGACCTTTTTGCGATCGATGACGTGGTGATCCGCCCCGGTCAGGTGCTCAAGGTCCCGACCGGCATCGCCATCCAGCCCGACTCGATTCCGGGAGGTCCCGAGGCCCTCGTCTCCCTCGTCTGGGACAAGAGCGGCCGGGCCTCCTCGGGCCTGAAAACGATGGGAGGGGTGATCGACGAACCCTACACGGGGGAATTACTGATCGTCGTCACCAACCTCAACCACGGTCCGGTCTTCGAGGCCGTGGCCCAGGGGAATGTTCCGGCTGTCAACCGAGCGCTCGAAGCCGCGACCATCCGCATTCCTTACGGGAAGGCGATCGCCCAGTTGCTCCTCCAGACGGTTCGCCTGGCCGATCCGATCGAGGTTGATGAACTCGACGCCACCGATCGCGGTGACCGAGGCTTTGGATCGAGCGACCTCCCGAGATGA
- the ruvA gene encoding Holliday junction branch migration protein RuvA — MITQIRGRLRSVAEESCILVVEPFLDLEVLIPEYARRQLQAKLEEPVVLHTVFDIEGNQMSGRMRPRLIGFLSPVDREFFDVFCSVDGVGVRKALRAMVRPVRELARMIQDQDVRTLATFPGIGEATAERIVAKLRRKVSKFALMVGPAADDPSAVGPQESNGEVSNAEPDVIRDTYHALLSVGHSEAQARHLIDQVLSGKKKYKTVDAMLMAIYQNETPGT; from the coding sequence ATGATTACGCAGATCCGGGGTAGATTGCGGTCGGTGGCCGAGGAGTCCTGCATCCTCGTGGTCGAACCTTTCCTGGACCTCGAAGTACTCATCCCCGAGTATGCCCGCCGGCAGCTCCAGGCAAAGCTGGAGGAGCCGGTGGTCCTGCACACGGTCTTCGACATTGAAGGGAACCAGATGTCGGGCCGGATGCGGCCGAGGCTCATCGGCTTCCTGTCTCCCGTCGATCGCGAGTTTTTCGACGTCTTCTGCTCGGTCGATGGGGTCGGCGTGCGCAAGGCTCTGAGGGCGATGGTCCGGCCTGTGCGAGAGCTGGCGAGGATGATCCAGGACCAGGACGTTCGCACGCTGGCGACCTTTCCCGGCATTGGCGAGGCGACGGCCGAGCGAATCGTCGCCAAGCTCCGGCGCAAGGTGAGCAAGTTTGCCCTGATGGTCGGACCCGCAGCCGATGATCCCTCTGCCGTCGGCCCACAGGAATCCAATGGCGAGGTTTCGAACGCCGAACCCGACGTGATCCGAGACACCTATCACGCCTTGCTCTCGGTGGGTCACTCTGAGGCCCAGGCCCGTCACCTGATCGACCAGGTCCTTTCCGGTAAGAAAAAGTACAAGACGGTCGATGCCATGCTCATGGCCATCTACCAGAACGAGACCCCCGGAACCTGA
- the ruvB gene encoding Holliday junction branch migration DNA helicase RuvB, producing the protein MSAREPIITGGGPPDDDAPRHREVRDDRVPAPVEGMDEKLRPQSLREVIGQRSVAERLSIALEAARKRGEPLPHILFDGPPGLGKTTFATVLHNELGVELAMTSGPALAKNADILPYLTNASAGSILFIDEIHRLPRVVEEFIYPVMEDFRVDIVLGEGMNARTVNLPLKKFTIIGATTRSGMLSGPLRDRFHLHEHLEFYDVEDLARIVAINAGKLRTTITPDAAEELARRSRGTPRLANARLRWVRDFAVARADGQITRPIAVDALDMQEVDVEGLDRQDRRYIETLIRVFRGGPTGVEALAATMNIAIDTLTDEVEPFLLRREFIVRTPRGRRATESAYEHLGLEAPEPDPPFDLIDQPRLFE; encoded by the coding sequence ATGAGTGCAAGGGAGCCGATCATCACCGGCGGAGGGCCTCCTGACGACGACGCCCCCCGCCATCGCGAGGTCCGAGACGACCGCGTTCCCGCTCCGGTCGAAGGGATGGACGAGAAGCTCCGCCCGCAGTCCCTTCGGGAAGTGATCGGTCAGCGATCGGTGGCCGAGCGGCTCTCGATCGCCCTCGAAGCCGCTCGGAAACGCGGCGAGCCCTTGCCTCATATTCTGTTCGACGGGCCTCCCGGTCTGGGCAAGACGACCTTCGCTACCGTTCTGCATAATGAGCTGGGGGTGGAGTTGGCCATGACCAGCGGCCCGGCGCTGGCCAAGAACGCCGACATCTTGCCGTACTTGACCAATGCCTCGGCCGGATCGATCCTCTTTATCGACGAGATCCACCGGCTTCCTCGGGTGGTTGAGGAGTTCATCTACCCGGTGATGGAAGACTTTCGGGTCGATATCGTCCTGGGCGAAGGTATGAATGCCAGGACGGTCAACCTTCCCCTGAAGAAGTTTACGATCATCGGGGCCACGACCCGGAGCGGGATGCTCTCCGGCCCCTTGCGAGACCGCTTTCATCTGCATGAGCATCTGGAGTTTTACGACGTTGAGGACCTGGCGAGGATTGTCGCCATCAATGCCGGGAAACTCCGGACCACCATCACCCCTGATGCCGCCGAGGAACTTGCCCGGCGCAGCCGAGGAACCCCAAGGCTGGCCAATGCCCGGCTCCGATGGGTCCGGGATTTCGCAGTGGCCCGCGCCGATGGTCAGATCACCCGGCCGATCGCCGTCGATGCGCTCGACATGCAAGAGGTGGACGTCGAGGGGCTCGATCGGCAGGATCGTCGCTACATCGAGACGCTTATCCGGGTCTTCCGGGGCGGTCCGACCGGTGTCGAGGCCCTGGCTGCGACCATGAACATTGCCATCGACACCCTGACCGACGAGGTTGAGCCGTTTCTGCTTCGTCGCGAATTCATCGTCCGGACTCCCCGAGGGCGTCGAGCCACCGAGAGTGCGTACGAGCACCTGGGGCTTGAGGCTCCCGAGCCCGATCCACCATTCGACCTGATCGATCAGCCTCGGCTGTTTGAATAA
- a CDS encoding YihY/virulence factor BrkB family protein, with protein MSLFPVRLRSAFHLGGLTLRQLVSRTWCQMSKNSLMSRAAAVAFYAMLALVPFLALILTLTVKALPDLSETRFSQGENLGIQAVSEFERTLEQSFPSEAVKLIEGQIEQIQDQGRVDLLSFGLLVTIWLSSALFLEIMDSLNAVHGVSESRPIWKLRLQAIALTLVQATILIAALVSIVAWPQIIEAIGLGSGPAFLVSTVRWLLIVMMLLISFAMAFYFGPDADTRWEWITPGSLLGTMVFVIATIGFRTYVQNFANYNETYGTLGGVMVLMFWFWISALVLLVSAQVNRVIEDASPVGKKTGQRVDPTSPPDLEQLEPQPALDPDDRERARR; from the coding sequence GTGAGTTTGTTCCCAGTTCGATTACGGTCTGCGTTCCATCTGGGTGGCTTGACACTGAGGCAACTGGTGTCGCGGACCTGGTGTCAGATGTCCAAAAACTCCCTGATGAGCCGGGCGGCTGCTGTTGCCTTCTACGCCATGCTCGCCCTCGTTCCCTTCCTGGCCTTGATCCTGACGCTAACCGTCAAGGCGCTACCGGACCTCTCGGAAACTCGCTTTTCGCAGGGAGAAAATCTGGGAATTCAGGCGGTCTCGGAATTCGAGCGGACTTTGGAGCAATCGTTCCCTTCCGAAGCGGTCAAATTGATCGAGGGACAGATCGAGCAGATCCAGGACCAGGGGCGGGTTGATCTGCTCTCCTTTGGCTTGCTGGTGACAATCTGGCTATCCTCGGCGTTGTTTCTTGAAATCATGGACTCGCTCAATGCGGTGCACGGGGTTTCCGAATCGAGACCGATCTGGAAACTCAGGCTCCAGGCGATCGCCTTGACCCTGGTTCAGGCCACCATTCTGATTGCCGCCCTGGTGTCGATTGTCGCCTGGCCGCAGATCATTGAGGCAATTGGTCTGGGCAGCGGGCCGGCCTTCCTCGTTTCCACGGTGAGGTGGCTGCTGATCGTGATGATGCTGTTGATCAGCTTTGCCATGGCCTTCTACTTCGGACCTGACGCCGACACGCGATGGGAGTGGATTACTCCGGGCAGCCTTCTCGGCACGATGGTCTTTGTGATCGCCACGATCGGGTTCCGAACCTATGTCCAGAATTTCGCCAACTATAATGAAACCTATGGGACCCTGGGCGGAGTGATGGTGTTGATGTTCTGGTTCTGGATCTCGGCCCTCGTCTTGCTTGTCTCCGCTCAGGTGAATCGGGTCATCGAAGACGCCTCTCCGGTCGGGAAGAAAACCGGCCAACGAGTCGATCCCACCTCGCCGCCCGACCTCGAACAGCTTGAGCCTCAACCTGCCCTCGATCCTGACGATCGTGAGCGAGCTCGGCGATGA
- a CDS encoding right-handed parallel beta-helix repeat-containing protein, translated as MKVQRVRKNWFRSVAVRFGARATRRDDRRSKIRSVEMLEARQLLATFAVTNLDAFGEGSLRRAIHLANQHEGADSITFEVVGTIRAGRVPLPVVSDPVTIDGTSAPGFDGTPLVTLNFAHQRGLVFGRGADGSELTSMALIGAEGAGVTLQASGVTVAGNFIGLDADGKAGRGNSGDGIRILPGSRGNLIGKVDPVIGVEYFDATGVGMQPVSGWQGIRAWSVTGEFMITGTSDSNGLLYIGPISGAGGTSFSVNMPGAATTSVYGPALLENGDIRLVGSYRTGNDQVLGFVYEGALGDLGEAGNYRTIAYPGAQYNYVHSTMGRFAVGNADGPEGNLPIGTGHAFLYDLEEDVFLPDLVYPGSTSTTAYGIWQNGESRYTIAGGYSAPGSGSAVTIAQGYLVDFDAETGILSNWTAFEPPSGLIGDDLVTHFEGISGEESGVYTISADAVTLGSGDDGQGYWLTIRRNSDGTFRQGDWTPLSYPGSSGITSANSVAGNQVIGIVIAESGTFSYQSTVNVGFQLSNVISGNRGNGIAIIGSHDNVIAMNQIGTDVSGTVAFGNGQNGILVTRGASGNLIGGEATGGNDPTAGVFVRPPQGNLISGNRGNGVLINGGATRNTLSGNFVGTDAGGSSALGNRLDGVAIVGAHGNSLIGCEFQNSPFVFYNVISGNGRNGLRITDAKETTVHANFLGIGADNATRVGNGHNGILVSGHSRNTQVGGVIPLGNVTSGNAWNGIEVRDRASGFTSFNTFAGIAAFGGAVPNGRNGILVTSVGGTNLIRTSIVSGNTGNGIEISGRATGVQVTDTGVGTNTRLDAAIPNGGSGIRISGHAHSNAIGGFQPSIEPRMTISGNLGYGVEIVGKARMNRVFNAFIGTGASELNPIGNGLGGVLLGPGTSGTILGGEAPNFRTGIRSNLGNGLTILGSRANRVIGNDIEENTGFGLFAAGDVRGTVVQGNTIAGNDEGEIDVSDARGIIIEP; from the coding sequence ATGAAGGTTCAGCGTGTTCGCAAGAACTGGTTCCGTTCCGTGGCTGTCCGGTTCGGGGCGCGCGCAACGCGGCGCGATGACCGACGATCGAAGATCCGTTCGGTTGAGATGCTGGAAGCCAGGCAGCTTCTGGCAACATTCGCAGTCACGAACCTTGATGCGTTTGGCGAGGGGTCGCTCCGCCGTGCGATCCATCTGGCGAACCAGCACGAGGGGGCAGACTCGATCACCTTTGAGGTTGTGGGGACAATCCGGGCCGGGCGGGTTCCACTTCCGGTGGTCAGCGATCCCGTGACGATTGATGGGACCTCGGCTCCTGGATTTGACGGGACGCCATTGGTGACACTGAACTTCGCTCATCAGCGAGGGCTGGTCTTCGGTCGTGGTGCCGACGGATCAGAACTGACCTCAATGGCGCTGATCGGAGCGGAGGGGGCAGGGGTGACGCTGCAGGCGTCTGGAGTGACGGTGGCCGGGAACTTCATTGGGCTGGACGCCGACGGGAAGGCCGGCCGGGGCAACAGTGGGGACGGGATTCGGATCCTCCCAGGTTCACGAGGGAATCTGATCGGCAAGGTCGATCCGGTGATCGGGGTTGAGTATTTTGATGCAACGGGTGTCGGGATGCAGCCCGTTTCGGGATGGCAGGGAATCCGCGCCTGGAGTGTTACGGGTGAATTTATGATCACCGGAACGTCGGATTCGAACGGTCTGCTGTACATCGGGCCGATCTCAGGAGCGGGGGGGACGAGTTTCTCGGTGAACATGCCGGGAGCGGCCACGACGAGTGTCTACGGGCCGGCGTTGCTGGAGAACGGGGACATTCGGCTCGTCGGGAGCTACCGGACCGGGAATGATCAGGTTCTCGGGTTTGTGTACGAGGGGGCGCTCGGAGACCTGGGCGAGGCGGGAAATTACCGGACGATCGCCTATCCCGGTGCCCAGTACAATTATGTGCACAGCACAATGGGGAGGTTCGCCGTCGGCAATGCCGATGGACCGGAGGGGAATCTCCCGATCGGAACCGGGCACGCGTTCCTGTACGATCTGGAAGAGGATGTGTTTTTGCCGGACCTTGTTTATCCGGGATCGACTTCGACCACGGCCTATGGAATCTGGCAGAACGGAGAGTCGAGGTACACGATCGCGGGAGGGTACTCGGCACCGGGTTCAGGATCGGCAGTGACGATCGCGCAGGGGTATCTGGTCGATTTCGACGCTGAGACGGGGATACTTTCGAACTGGACTGCCTTCGAACCGCCGAGCGGGCTGATCGGCGATGATCTTGTGACTCACTTCGAGGGGATCAGCGGCGAGGAATCGGGCGTTTACACGATCAGCGCCGACGCGGTAACGCTGGGATCAGGAGATGACGGACAGGGGTACTGGCTCACGATTCGGCGGAACTCGGACGGCACGTTCCGCCAGGGAGACTGGACGCCGCTGTCCTATCCCGGTTCGAGTGGGATTACCAGTGCGAACTCGGTCGCCGGAAACCAGGTGATCGGGATCGTGATCGCCGAATCGGGGACCTTCTCGTATCAATCGACGGTCAACGTCGGTTTCCAGTTGTCGAACGTCATCAGCGGAAACCGAGGGAATGGCATTGCCATCATCGGTTCGCATGACAACGTGATTGCGATGAATCAGATCGGGACCGATGTGTCGGGGACGGTCGCCTTCGGTAATGGTCAGAACGGAATCCTGGTGACGCGGGGGGCGTCGGGGAACCTGATCGGTGGCGAGGCGACGGGCGGAAACGACCCGACGGCGGGGGTGTTTGTACGGCCTCCACAAGGGAATCTCATCTCGGGAAACCGTGGCAATGGTGTCCTGATCAACGGAGGGGCGACCCGGAACACGCTGAGCGGGAATTTTGTGGGGACGGATGCCGGCGGGTCGTCGGCGCTTGGGAACCGGCTCGACGGCGTGGCAATCGTCGGGGCTCATGGGAACTCGTTGATCGGTTGCGAGTTCCAGAACAGTCCGTTCGTCTTCTACAACGTGATCAGTGGGAATGGTCGGAATGGCTTGAGGATTACGGATGCGAAAGAGACGACCGTACACGCGAACTTCCTGGGAATCGGCGCGGACAATGCAACGAGAGTCGGCAATGGGCACAACGGCATTCTCGTCTCCGGTCACTCGCGGAACACGCAGGTGGGCGGGGTGATTCCGCTTGGGAATGTGACCTCGGGGAATGCCTGGAATGGGATCGAGGTACGTGATCGGGCGAGTGGGTTTACTTCGTTCAACACGTTCGCCGGTATCGCCGCCTTTGGCGGAGCGGTGCCGAACGGTCGGAACGGGATTCTGGTGACCTCCGTCGGGGGAACGAACCTGATCCGAACCTCGATTGTCAGTGGCAACACGGGCAACGGGATCGAGATCAGTGGAAGGGCGACCGGGGTCCAGGTGACCGATACCGGGGTGGGAACGAACACGAGGCTCGACGCGGCGATCCCGAACGGCGGCAGTGGCATTCGGATTTCCGGGCATGCTCACTCGAATGCCATTGGTGGATTTCAGCCGTCGATTGAGCCTCGGATGACGATCTCAGGGAATCTCGGTTACGGCGTTGAAATCGTCGGGAAGGCGCGCATGAACCGGGTGTTCAATGCGTTTATTGGGACGGGAGCCTCGGAGCTGAACCCGATCGGGAACGGGCTCGGGGGTGTCCTGCTTGGTCCGGGAACGTCGGGGACAATTCTCGGAGGAGAGGCACCGAACTTCCGGACCGGGATCCGGTCGAATCTGGGGAACGGGTTGACGATTCTCGGATCGCGGGCGAACCGGGTGATCGGCAACGACATCGAGGAGAACACCGGGTTCGGCCTGTTCGCGGCGGGAGATGTGCGGGGCACTGTGGTGCAAGGGAACACGATCGCCGGGAACGACGAGGGGGAAATCGACGTCTCGGACGCACGAGGGATCATCATTGAGCCCTGA